A DNA window from Rhineura floridana isolate rRhiFlo1 chromosome 11, rRhiFlo1.hap2, whole genome shotgun sequence contains the following coding sequences:
- the SUPT16H gene encoding FACT complex subunit SPT16 isoform X2, producing the protein MALSLDREAYYRRVKRLYSNWQKGEDEYATIDAIVVSVGVDEETVYAKSTALQTWLFGYELTDTIMVFCEDKILFMASKKKVEFLKQIANSKNNESTNGVPAITLLVREKNESNKGNFDKMIEALKISKNGKRIGVFSKDKFPGEFMNSWNDALNKEGFEKVDIGAVVAYTIAVKEDGELALMRKAATVTSEVFTKFLKERVMEIVDADEKVRHSKLAESVEKAIEEKKYLSGADPSTVEMCYPPIIQSGGNYNLKFSVVSEKSYMHFGTITCAMGIRYKSYCSNLVRTLMVDPPQETQDNYTFLLQLQEEMLKELRHGTKLCEVYAAVMDMVKKQKPELLSKTTKNLGFAMGIEFREGSLVINSKNQYRLKKGMVFSLNVGFSDLPNKEGKKTEEKTYALFIGDTVLVEEDGPATILTSVKKKVKNVSILLKKEDEEEEEEEDDTEGILLGRGSRAALLPERTRNEMTAEEKRRAHQKELATQLNEEARRRLTEQKGEQQIQKARKSNVSYKNPSLMPKEPHIREMKIYIDKKYETVIMPVFGIATPFHIATIKNISMSVEGDYTYLRINFYCPGSALGRNEGNIFPNPEATFVKEITYRASNIKTPGEQTVPALNLQNAFRIIKEVQKRYKTREAEEKEKEGIVKQDSLVINLNRSNPKLKDLYIRPNIAQKRMQGSLEAHVNGFRFTSVRGDKVDILYNNIKHAVFQPCDGEMIIVLHFHLKNAIMFGKKRHTDVQFYTEVGEITTDLGKHQHMHDRDDLYAEQMEREMRHKLKTAFKNFIEKVESLTKEELEFEVPFRELGFNGAPYRSTCLLQPTSSALVNCTEWPPFVVTLDEVELIHFERVQFHLKNFDMVIVYKDYSKKVTMINAIPVASLDPIKEWLNSCDIKYTEGVQSLNWTKIMKTIVDDPEGFFEQGGWSFLEPEGEGSDAEAGESESEIEDETFNPSEEEYEDEEEDSDEDYSSEAEESDYSKESLGSEEESGKDWDELEEEARKADRESRYEEEEERTRSISRKRKGPSSQSSSHNRSSHSRSPGRSSGPPKKKRK; encoded by the exons ATGGCGCTGAGTCTGGACCGCGAGGCCTACTACCGCCGCGTCAAGCGTCTCTACAGCAACTGGCAG AAAGGAGAAGATGAATATGCCACCATTGATGCTATCGTGGTTTCAGTTGGAGTCGACGAAGAGACTGTCTATGCCAAGTCCACAGCCCTGCAG ACATGGCTGTTTGGCTACGAACTCACAGACACCATCATGGTTTTCTGTGAGGACAAGATCCTCTTCATGGCTAGCAAAAAGAAGGTGGAGTTCCTGAAGCAGATTGCaaacagcaaaaacaatgagAGCACCAATGGGGTGCCGGCTATCACGCTGCTTGTACGGGAGAAG AATGAAAGCAATAAGGGAAACTTTGACAAGATGATCGAAGCCCTAAAAATTAGCAAGAATGGCAAACGCATTGGGGTCTTCAGCAAGGACAAGTTTCCTGGGGAGTTCATGAACAGCTGGAATGATGCTCTCAACAAAGAAGGCTTTGAGAAG GTGGACATCGGTGCTGTGGTGGCCTACACCATTGCCGTAAAAGAGGATGGGGAGCTCGCCCTGATGCGTAAAGCGGCCACCGTCACTTCGGAGGTTTTCACCAAGTTCTTGAAGGAGCGTGTCATGGAGATAGTAGATGCTGACGAG AAAGTGCGGCACAGCAAGCTGGCAGAGTCTGTAGAGAAGGCCATCGAGGAGAAGAAATACCTGTCCGGGGCAGACCCCTCCACCGTGGAGATGTGCTACCCTCCCATTATCCAGAGCGGGGGAAATTACAACCTCAAGTTTAGTGTCGTCAG TGAGAAGAGCTACATGCATTTTGGGACTATCACTTGTGCCATGGGCATCCGCTACAAATCCTACTGCTCCAACCTGGTGCGCACGCTCATGGTGGACCCACCTCAGGAAACACAGGACAACTACACTTTCCTGCTGCAGTTGCAGGAGGAGATGCTGAAAGAACTGCGGCATG GTACAAAGCTGTGTGAGGTCTACGCTGCTGTCATGGATATGGTGAAGAAGCAAAAACCAGAGCTCTTGAGCAAAACCACCAAGAACTTGGG GTTTGCCATGGGCATCGAGTTCAGAGAGGGATCACTCGTGATCAATAGCAAAAACCAGTATCGGCTCAAAAAAG GAATGGTTTTCAGCCTCAATGTGGGGTTCTCAGACCTGCCCAACAAAGAGGGAaagaaaacagaggagaaaaCGTATGCACTGTTCATCGGGGACACAGTCTTGGTAGAAGAG GATGGCCCAGCTACTATCCTGACTTCTGTCAAGAAGAAAGTCAAGAACGTCAGTATTTTGCTCAAG AAAgaagatgaagaggaggaggaggaagaagatgataCTGAGGGAATCCTGCTTGGCCGTGGTTCCCGGGCAGCCCTGCTACCAGAAAGAACTCGG AACGAAATGACAGCTGAGGAGAAGCGCCGGGCGCACCAGAAGGAACTAGCCACCCAGCTCAATGAAGAAGCCCGGAGACGTCTAACAGAACAAAAGGGGGAGCAGCAGATCCAGAA GGCGCGCAAGTCAAATGTCTCCTACAAAAATCCATCCCTGATGCCGAAGGAGCCTCACATCCGGGAGATGAAAATCTACATCGACAAGAAGTATGAGACTGTCATCATGCCTGTCTTTGGCATTGCCACTCCTTTCCACATTGCCACCATCAAG AACATCAGTATGTCAGTGGAAGGTGACTACACCTACCTGAGAATCAACTTCTACTGCCCAGGCAGTGCTTTGGGCCGCAACGAAGGCAACATCTTCCCCAACCCTGAAGCCACCTTTGTGAAAGAAAT AACGTATCGGGCATCCAATATAAAAACGcctggggagcagacagtgccaGCTCTCAACCTCCAGAACGCCTTCCGTATCATCAAGGAGGTGCAGAAGCGCTACAAAACCCGCGAGGCtgaagagaaagagaaggag GGAATTGTCAAACAAGACTCTCTAGTGATCAACTTGAACCGCAGCAACCCCAAGCTGAAGGACCTTTACATCCGCCCCAACATTGCCCAGAAAAGGATGCAGGGGTCTCTGGAGGCCCACGTCAATG GTTTCCGCTTCACCTCCGTGCGGGGAGACAAAGTGGACATCCTATACAACAACATCAAACACGCTGTGTTCCAGCCCTGTGATGGGGAGATGATCATCGTACTACACTTTCACCTCAAG AATGCCATCATGTTTGGCAAGAAGCGACACACAGATGTGCAGTTTTATACTGAGGTGGGCGAAATCACCACCGACCTGGGCAAGCATCAGCACATGCATGACCGTGATGACCTCTACGCTGAGCAG ATGGAGCGAGAGATGAGGCACAAGCTGAAAACTGCATTCAAGAATTTCATTGAGAAGGTAGAGTCACTGACCAAGGAGGAACTGGAATTCGAGGTGCCCTTCCGGGAACTGGG GTTTAATGGCGCCCCCTACAGAAGCACCTGTCTGCTCCAGCCAACCAGCAGTGCCCTGGTGAATTGCACTGAGTGG CCTCCATTCGTGGTGACACTGGATGAGGTGGAGCTGATACATTTTGAACGTGTGCAGTTCCACCTGAAGAACTTCGACATGGTCATCGTCTACAAAGACTACAGCAAAAAGGTCACAATGATCAACGCCATTCCTGTGGCCTCACTTGACCCCATCAAGGAGTGGCTCAA CTCTTGTGACATTAAGTACACAGAAGGGGTACAGTCCCTCAACTGGACCAAAATCATGAAAACTATTGTGGATGACCCAGAAGGCTTCTTTGAGCAAGGAGGCTGGTCTTTCCTTGAGCCTGAGGGAGAG GGAAGCGACGCCGAAGCTGGGGAGTCTGAATCCGAGATAGAAGACGAGACGTTCAACCCTTCCGAGGAAGAGtacgaagatgaggaggaagacaGTGATGAGGACTATTCTTCTGAGGCTGAGGAATCTG ATTATTCCAAGGAATCCCTGGGCAGTGAAGAGGAGAGCGGGAAAGACTGGGATGAGCTGGAGGAAGAAGCACGGAAAG CTGACCGTGAGAGCCGatacgaggaggaggaggaacgaaCCCGCAGCATCAGCCGCAAGAGGAAGGGCCCGTCATCCCAGAGTTCTTCCCACAATCGCAGCTCTCACAGTCGCAGCCCTGGGCGAAGCTCGGGCCCCCCcaagaagaagaggaagtag
- the SUPT16H gene encoding FACT complex subunit SPT16 isoform X1 has product MALSLDREAYYRRVKRLYSNWQKGEDEYATIDAIVVSVGVDEETVYAKSTALQTWLFGYELTDTIMVFCEDKILFMASKKKVEFLKQIANSKNNESTNGVPAITLLVREKNESNKGNFDKMIEALKISKNGKRIGVFSKDKFPGEFMNSWNDALNKEGFEKVDIGAVVAYTIAVKEDGELALMRKAATVTSEVFTKFLKERVMEIVDADEKVRHSKLAESVEKAIEEKKYLSGADPSTVEMCYPPIIQSGGNYNLKFSVVSEKSYMHFGTITCAMGIRYKSYCSNLVRTLMVDPPQETQDNYTFLLQLQEEMLKELRHGTKLCEVYAAVMDMVKKQKPELLSKTTKNLGFAMGIEFREGSLVINSKNQYRLKKGMVFSLNVGFSDLPNKEGKKTEEKTYALFIGDTVLVEEDGPATILTSVKKKVKNVSILLKKEDEEEEEEEDDTEGILLGRGSRAALLPERTRNEMTAEEKRRAHQKELATQLNEEARRRLTEQKGEQQIQKARKSNVSYKNPSLMPKEPHIREMKIYIDKKYETVIMPVFGIATPFHIATIKNISMSVEGDYTYLRINFYCPGSALGRNEGNIFPNPEATFVKEITYRASNIKTPGEQTVPALNLQNAFRIIKEVQKRYKTREAEEKEKEGIVKQDSLVINLNRSNPKLKDLYIRPNIAQKRMQGSLEAHVNGFRFTSVRGDKVDILYNNIKHAVFQPCDGEMIIVLHFHLKNAIMFGKKRHTDVQFYTEVGEITTDLGKHQHMHDRDDLYAEQMEREMRHKLKTAFKNFIEKVESLTKEELEFEVPFRELGFNGAPYRSTCLLQPTSSALVNCTEWPPFVVTLDEVELIHFERVQFHLKNFDMVIVYKDYSKKVTMINAIPVASLDPIKEWLNSCDIKYTEGVQSLNWTKIMKTIVDDPEGFFEQGGWSFLEPEGEGSDAEAGESESEIEDETFNPSEEEYEDEEEDSDEDYSSEAEESADYSKESLGSEEESGKDWDELEEEARKADRESRYEEEEERTRSISRKRKGPSSQSSSHNRSSHSRSPGRSSGPPKKKRK; this is encoded by the exons ATGGCGCTGAGTCTGGACCGCGAGGCCTACTACCGCCGCGTCAAGCGTCTCTACAGCAACTGGCAG AAAGGAGAAGATGAATATGCCACCATTGATGCTATCGTGGTTTCAGTTGGAGTCGACGAAGAGACTGTCTATGCCAAGTCCACAGCCCTGCAG ACATGGCTGTTTGGCTACGAACTCACAGACACCATCATGGTTTTCTGTGAGGACAAGATCCTCTTCATGGCTAGCAAAAAGAAGGTGGAGTTCCTGAAGCAGATTGCaaacagcaaaaacaatgagAGCACCAATGGGGTGCCGGCTATCACGCTGCTTGTACGGGAGAAG AATGAAAGCAATAAGGGAAACTTTGACAAGATGATCGAAGCCCTAAAAATTAGCAAGAATGGCAAACGCATTGGGGTCTTCAGCAAGGACAAGTTTCCTGGGGAGTTCATGAACAGCTGGAATGATGCTCTCAACAAAGAAGGCTTTGAGAAG GTGGACATCGGTGCTGTGGTGGCCTACACCATTGCCGTAAAAGAGGATGGGGAGCTCGCCCTGATGCGTAAAGCGGCCACCGTCACTTCGGAGGTTTTCACCAAGTTCTTGAAGGAGCGTGTCATGGAGATAGTAGATGCTGACGAG AAAGTGCGGCACAGCAAGCTGGCAGAGTCTGTAGAGAAGGCCATCGAGGAGAAGAAATACCTGTCCGGGGCAGACCCCTCCACCGTGGAGATGTGCTACCCTCCCATTATCCAGAGCGGGGGAAATTACAACCTCAAGTTTAGTGTCGTCAG TGAGAAGAGCTACATGCATTTTGGGACTATCACTTGTGCCATGGGCATCCGCTACAAATCCTACTGCTCCAACCTGGTGCGCACGCTCATGGTGGACCCACCTCAGGAAACACAGGACAACTACACTTTCCTGCTGCAGTTGCAGGAGGAGATGCTGAAAGAACTGCGGCATG GTACAAAGCTGTGTGAGGTCTACGCTGCTGTCATGGATATGGTGAAGAAGCAAAAACCAGAGCTCTTGAGCAAAACCACCAAGAACTTGGG GTTTGCCATGGGCATCGAGTTCAGAGAGGGATCACTCGTGATCAATAGCAAAAACCAGTATCGGCTCAAAAAAG GAATGGTTTTCAGCCTCAATGTGGGGTTCTCAGACCTGCCCAACAAAGAGGGAaagaaaacagaggagaaaaCGTATGCACTGTTCATCGGGGACACAGTCTTGGTAGAAGAG GATGGCCCAGCTACTATCCTGACTTCTGTCAAGAAGAAAGTCAAGAACGTCAGTATTTTGCTCAAG AAAgaagatgaagaggaggaggaggaagaagatgataCTGAGGGAATCCTGCTTGGCCGTGGTTCCCGGGCAGCCCTGCTACCAGAAAGAACTCGG AACGAAATGACAGCTGAGGAGAAGCGCCGGGCGCACCAGAAGGAACTAGCCACCCAGCTCAATGAAGAAGCCCGGAGACGTCTAACAGAACAAAAGGGGGAGCAGCAGATCCAGAA GGCGCGCAAGTCAAATGTCTCCTACAAAAATCCATCCCTGATGCCGAAGGAGCCTCACATCCGGGAGATGAAAATCTACATCGACAAGAAGTATGAGACTGTCATCATGCCTGTCTTTGGCATTGCCACTCCTTTCCACATTGCCACCATCAAG AACATCAGTATGTCAGTGGAAGGTGACTACACCTACCTGAGAATCAACTTCTACTGCCCAGGCAGTGCTTTGGGCCGCAACGAAGGCAACATCTTCCCCAACCCTGAAGCCACCTTTGTGAAAGAAAT AACGTATCGGGCATCCAATATAAAAACGcctggggagcagacagtgccaGCTCTCAACCTCCAGAACGCCTTCCGTATCATCAAGGAGGTGCAGAAGCGCTACAAAACCCGCGAGGCtgaagagaaagagaaggag GGAATTGTCAAACAAGACTCTCTAGTGATCAACTTGAACCGCAGCAACCCCAAGCTGAAGGACCTTTACATCCGCCCCAACATTGCCCAGAAAAGGATGCAGGGGTCTCTGGAGGCCCACGTCAATG GTTTCCGCTTCACCTCCGTGCGGGGAGACAAAGTGGACATCCTATACAACAACATCAAACACGCTGTGTTCCAGCCCTGTGATGGGGAGATGATCATCGTACTACACTTTCACCTCAAG AATGCCATCATGTTTGGCAAGAAGCGACACACAGATGTGCAGTTTTATACTGAGGTGGGCGAAATCACCACCGACCTGGGCAAGCATCAGCACATGCATGACCGTGATGACCTCTACGCTGAGCAG ATGGAGCGAGAGATGAGGCACAAGCTGAAAACTGCATTCAAGAATTTCATTGAGAAGGTAGAGTCACTGACCAAGGAGGAACTGGAATTCGAGGTGCCCTTCCGGGAACTGGG GTTTAATGGCGCCCCCTACAGAAGCACCTGTCTGCTCCAGCCAACCAGCAGTGCCCTGGTGAATTGCACTGAGTGG CCTCCATTCGTGGTGACACTGGATGAGGTGGAGCTGATACATTTTGAACGTGTGCAGTTCCACCTGAAGAACTTCGACATGGTCATCGTCTACAAAGACTACAGCAAAAAGGTCACAATGATCAACGCCATTCCTGTGGCCTCACTTGACCCCATCAAGGAGTGGCTCAA CTCTTGTGACATTAAGTACACAGAAGGGGTACAGTCCCTCAACTGGACCAAAATCATGAAAACTATTGTGGATGACCCAGAAGGCTTCTTTGAGCAAGGAGGCTGGTCTTTCCTTGAGCCTGAGGGAGAG GGAAGCGACGCCGAAGCTGGGGAGTCTGAATCCGAGATAGAAGACGAGACGTTCAACCCTTCCGAGGAAGAGtacgaagatgaggaggaagacaGTGATGAGGACTATTCTTCTGAGGCTGAGGAATCTG CAGATTATTCCAAGGAATCCCTGGGCAGTGAAGAGGAGAGCGGGAAAGACTGGGATGAGCTGGAGGAAGAAGCACGGAAAG CTGACCGTGAGAGCCGatacgaggaggaggaggaacgaaCCCGCAGCATCAGCCGCAAGAGGAAGGGCCCGTCATCCCAGAGTTCTTCCCACAATCGCAGCTCTCACAGTCGCAGCCCTGGGCGAAGCTCGGGCCCCCCcaagaagaagaggaagtag